In one window of Hevea brasiliensis isolate MT/VB/25A 57/8 chromosome 10, ASM3005281v1, whole genome shotgun sequence DNA:
- the LOC110666662 gene encoding LOW QUALITY PROTEIN: uncharacterized protein LOC110666662 (The sequence of the model RefSeq protein was modified relative to this genomic sequence to represent the inferred CDS: inserted 1 base in 1 codon; substituted 1 base at 1 genomic stop codon) gives MGGGRGRGKRSRTQRKHFRDGRENVWKRPKFDSSSDPNNTTTNNPTWQPFATQNQAFDEYYKEQGIVAREEWDTFVQVLRTSLPAAFRINSSSQFCTVIRSQLEDGFVKSLKAEVTDGGEVEAIRPLPWYLDNLAWHSNFSRMQLRKNQALERFHEFLKLENEIGNITRQEAVSMVPPLFLDVRPHHFVLDMCAVPGSKTFQLLEIIYQSTKPGSLPDGMVIANDLDVQRCNLLIHQTKXMCTANLIVTNNEAQHFPGCRANKNFIKVSEIELEAPVSKLXFDRVLCDVPCSGDGTLRKAPDLWRKWNSGMGNGLHNLQIQIAMRGLSLLKVGGRMVYSTCSMNPVENEAVVAEILRKCGGSVELVDVSSELSQLVRRPVLRKWKVCYSFKHDVEGIRKEIMETKNSMENRTTEIFTAGISQDEEMETLKAHFKNLQNEVRHDVEGVRKEIMEIKNSMENVIGELKSLILGLGGNLGKEISSGSQEHNGVNDKRILPTPTKFLIPQQKDSQNFGTAMEKENVSDLPLERCMRIVPHDQNSGAFFIAILHKLSSLPVIQEKPSERGNMLTKKYEEQEKLSEQVTECNNGVELNSEDAASEKFSEAAAEADLVENETDKAALDTDPCNIGDENDSEKNQILVDDGIPSAKAVGKRKLQIQGKWKGVDPVILFKDEATINSIKEFYGIDESFPFSGHLISRNSDTNHVKRIYYISKSVKDILELNLLVGQQLKISSVGLKMFEQQTSRVGTTAPCAFRISSEGLPVILSHITKQILYASTVDFKHLLQYKAVKFKDFVDAEFGEKASKLMLGCSVVVLRDTKTLAEPIQVDASTIAIGCWKGRASLSVMVTAIDCQELLERLSARMEIEKDSSVQKHNVEANEVQDMNGIEKVEESETTKEATNG, from the exons ATGGGCGGCGGCAGAGGAAGAGGAAAAAGGTCTCGAACTCAAAGAAAGCACTTCCGGGATGGCCGAGAGAACGTTTGGAAACGCCCCAAATTCGACTCTTCGTCTGATCCCAACAACACTACCACTAATAATCCTACTTGGCAGCCCTTCGCCACTCAAAATCAGGCCTTCGATGAATACTACAAG GAACAAGGGATAGTGGCACGGGAAGAATGGGACACCTTTGTACAAGTTCTTCGAACTTCATTGCCTGCTGCTTTCAGAATCAATTCTAG TAGCCAATTTTGTACAGTTATTAGATCTCAGTTAGAGGATGGCTTTGTCAAATCACTTAAAGCTGAG GTCACTGATGGTGGTGAAGTGGAGGCCATCAGACCATTGCCTTGGTATCTGGATAATCTTGCTTGGCATTCAAATTTTTCTCGAATGCAGCTAAGGAAGAACCAAGCCCTTGAGAG GTTTCATGAGTTCTTAAAGCTGGAAAACGAAATTGGAAACATCACAAGACAGGAAGCTGTCAGCATG GTACCTCCTCTATTCTTGGATGTACGTCCACATCATTTTGTACTTGATA TGTGTGCTGTGCCAGGTTCAAAAACATTCCAGTTGCTGGAGATTATATATCAATCAACAAAACCAGGATCACTGCCTGATGGAATG gtCATAGCAAATGACCTTGATGTCCAAAGATGTAATCTTCTGATCCACCAAACAAAATGAATGTGCACTGCTAACTTAATTGTGACAAATAATGAAGCCCAACATTTCCCTGGCTGCCGTGCAAACAAAAATTTCATTAAAGTTTCTGAGATTGAATTAGAGGCCCCCgttagtaaac attttgatcgTGTCTTATGTGATGTTCCCTGCAGTGGAGATGGTACCCTTCGCAAGGCTCCTGATCTGTGGAGGAAATG GAATTCAGGGATGGGCAATGGGCTTCATAACCTACAAATTCAGATAGCAATGCGAG GCTTATCCTTGCTTAAAGTTGGGGGAAGAATGGTTTACTCAACTTGCTCAATGAATCCAGTTGAAAATGAGGCTGTTGTTGCTGAG ATTTTAAGGAAGTGTGGAGGGTCTGTTGAGCTAGTTGATGTCTCTAGTGAGCTTTCTCAACTTGTTCGTCGGCCAGTTCTAAGAAAATGGAAGGTTTGTTATTCAT TCAAGCATGATGTGGAAGGAATTAGAAAAGAGATTATGGAGACCAAGAACTCTATGGAAAATAGAACAACTGAGATTTTTACAGCTGGAATCTCGCAAGATGAGGAGATGGAGACGCTTAAGGCTCACTTCAAGAACCTGCAAAATGAAGTCAGGCATGACGTGGAAGGAGTTAGAAAAGAGATTATGGAGATCAAGAACTCTATGGAAAATGTCATAGGGGAGTTGAAGTCTCTTATATTAGGGTTGGGAGGGAATCTTGGAAAGGAAATTTCCTCTGGATCACAGGAACATAATGGGGTAAATGACAAGAGGATTCTTCCAACTCCAACAAAGTTCTTAATTCCTCAACAAAAGGATTCACAAAACTTTGGTACTGCTATGGAGAAAGAA AATGTTTCCGATCTCCCTTTAGAACGTTGCATGAGGATAGTGCCTCATGATCAGAACAGCGGGGCCTTCTTCATTGCCATCCTCCACAAACTCTCTTCTTTGCCAG TCATTCAGGAGAAACCCAGTGAGCGAGGGAATATGTTAACCAAAAAATATGAAGAACAAGAAAAGTTATCAGAACAGGTAACTGAATGTAATAATGGAGTGGAGCTAAACTCAGAAGATGCCGCATCGGAAAAATTTTCTGAAGCAGCTGCAGAGGCTGATTTAGTTGAGAATGAAACAGACAAGGCTGCTTTAGATACTGATCCTTGTAATATCGGTGATGAAAATGATTCAGAGAAAAACCAAATATTGGTTGATGATGGGATTCCATCTGCAAAGGCTGTAGGGAAGAGAAAGTTACAAATTCAAGGCAAATGGAAAGGAGTTGACCCAGTTATTTTATTCAAAGATGAAGCCACTATCAATAGCATAAAGGAATTTTATGGTATTGATGAATCATTTCCATTCAGTGGTCACCTAATCTCGAGAAACAGTGACACTAATCATGTGAAGAGAATTTACTATATTTCAAAGTCAGTCAAGGATATTCTAGAGCTGAATCTCCTTGTTGGTCAGCAACTTAAGATATCTTCAGTTGGCCTTAAGATGTTT GAGCAACAAACATCAAGAGTAGGTACGACTGCTCCATGTGCATTTCGGATATCATCTGAAGGACTGCCAGTAATTCTTTCTCACATCACCAAACAGATCCTATATGCCTCTACAGTAGACTTCAAGCATCTTTTGCAGTATAAAGCTGTCAAATTCAAGGACTTTGTTGATGCTGAGTTTGGGGAGAAGGCATCCAAGCTTATGTTGGGTTGCAGTGTGGTAGTTTTAAGAG ataccaaaacttTGGCAGAGCCTATCCAGGTGGATGCTTCAACAATAGCCATTGGCTGCTGGAAGGGTAGGGCCAGTTTGAGTGTGATGGTGACAGCCATCGACTGCCAAGAACTGCTAGAAAGGCTTTCAGCACGCATGGAGATTGAAAAGGATTCTTCAGTGCAAAAACACAATGTTGAGGCTAATGAAGTGCAGGATATGAATGGAATTGAAAAAGTTGAGGAATCTGAGACAACTAAAGAAGCTACCAACGGCTAA
- the LOC110666652 gene encoding ras-related protein RABA4a isoform X2, whose amino-acid sequence MASGGGYGDPSQKIDYVFKVVLIGDSAVGKSQILARFARNEFNLDSKATIGVEFQTRTLVIQHKSVKAQIWDTAGQERGAVGAMLVYDITKRQTFDHIPRWLEELRSHADKNIVIILIGNKSDLENQRVVPTEDAKEFAEKEGLFFLETSALESTNVETAFLTVLTEIFNIVNKKTLTGAENQTNGNPASLSGKKIIIPGPGQEIPAKSKMCCSSL is encoded by the exons ATGGCGAGTGGAGGAGGGTACGGAGATCCGAGCCAGAAGATAGACTACGTGTTCAAGGTTGTGCTGATTGGGGATTCCGCTGTGGGGAAATCGCAAATACTTGCTCGATTTGCAAGGAATGAGTTCAATTTAGACTCTAAGGCTACTATCGGAGTTGAGTTTCAGACTAGGACCTTGGTTATTCAGCACAAGAGCGTCAAGGCCCAGATCTGGGATACTGCGGGCCAAGAACG GGGTGCTGTTGGAGCAATGCTGGTGTATGACATAACCAAACGTCAAACCTTTGATCACATACCCCGTTGGCTGGAAGAGCTGCGTAGCCATGCTGACAAAAACATTGTTATAATTCTGATTGGGAACAAATCCGATCTTGAGAACCAAAGGGTGGTCCCCACTGAAGATGCTAAGGAATTTGCCGAAAAGGAAGGACTATTCTTTTTAGAGACCTCTGCATTGGAATCAACTAATGTCGAGACTGCCTTCTTGACAGTGTTGACCGAGATATTTAACATTGTAAACAAAAAGACTCTAACTGGTGCAGAAAATCAAACAAATGGCAACCCTGCATCCTTGTCAGGCAAGAAAATCATCATTCCAGGCCCTGGACAAGAAATTCCAGCAAAAAGCAAGATGTGTTGTAGCTCATTATAA
- the LOC110666652 gene encoding ras-related protein Rab11D isoform X1, giving the protein MASGGGYGDPSQKIDYVFKVVLIGDSAVGKSQILARFARNEFNLDSKATIGVEFQTRTLVIQHKSVKAQIWDTAGQERYRAVTSAYYRGAVGAMLVYDITKRQTFDHIPRWLEELRSHADKNIVIILIGNKSDLENQRVVPTEDAKEFAEKEGLFFLETSALESTNVETAFLTVLTEIFNIVNKKTLTGAENQTNGNPASLSGKKIIIPGPGQEIPAKSKMCCSSL; this is encoded by the exons ATGGCGAGTGGAGGAGGGTACGGAGATCCGAGCCAGAAGATAGACTACGTGTTCAAGGTTGTGCTGATTGGGGATTCCGCTGTGGGGAAATCGCAAATACTTGCTCGATTTGCAAGGAATGAGTTCAATTTAGACTCTAAGGCTACTATCGGAGTTGAGTTTCAGACTAGGACCTTGGTTATTCAGCACAAGAGCGTCAAGGCCCAGATCTGGGATACTGCGGGCCAAGAACG ATATAGAGCAGTAACAAGTGCGTATTATAGGGGTGCTGTTGGAGCAATGCTGGTGTATGACATAACCAAACGTCAAACCTTTGATCACATACCCCGTTGGCTGGAAGAGCTGCGTAGCCATGCTGACAAAAACATTGTTATAATTCTGATTGGGAACAAATCCGATCTTGAGAACCAAAGGGTGGTCCCCACTGAAGATGCTAAGGAATTTGCCGAAAAGGAAGGACTATTCTTTTTAGAGACCTCTGCATTGGAATCAACTAATGTCGAGACTGCCTTCTTGACAGTGTTGACCGAGATATTTAACATTGTAAACAAAAAGACTCTAACTGGTGCAGAAAATCAAACAAATGGCAACCCTGCATCCTTGTCAGGCAAGAAAATCATCATTCCAGGCCCTGGACAAGAAATTCCAGCAAAAAGCAAGATGTGTTGTAGCTCATTATAA